The Bacteroides acidifaciens genome includes a region encoding these proteins:
- a CDS encoding M16 family metallopeptidase yields the protein MKHLLRGLFIAVLIICCNFQPVLAQPMQQLPVDKNVRIGKLDNGLTYYIRHNALPEKRVEFYIAQKVGSILEEPQQRGLAHFLEHMAFNGTKHFPGDETGLGIVPWCETKGIKFGTNLNAYTGVEQTVYNISNVPTENVNVIDSCLLILHDWSNAITLADKEIDKERGVIREEWRSRNSGMLRIMTDAQSTLYPNSKYADCMPIGSIDVINNFPYQDIRDYYAKWYRTDLQGIIIVGDINVDEIEAKLKKVFADVKAPVNPAERIYYPVADNQEPLIYIGTDKEVKNPSVNIFFKQDATPDSMKNTIAYYATQYMLNMATNMLNNRLNELRQTANPPFTSAGAGYGEFFLAKTKDAFSLSASSKIDGIELAMKTVLEEAERARRFGFTATEYERARANYMQAVESAYNEREKTKSGAYVDEYVNNFLDKEPIPGIEFEYMLVNQMAPNIPVDAINKFMQRLITDNNQVVLLAGPEKEGVKYPSKEEIAALLKEMKSFDLKPYEDKVSNEPLISEDIKGGKIVSEKAGDVYGSTKLVLSNGVKVYVKPTDFKADQIIMKGVSFGGTSVFPNEEIINISQLNGVALVGGIGNFSKVDLGKALAGKRASVGSGIGNTTETISGSCSPKDFETMMQLTYLTFTSPRKDNEAFESYKNRLKAQLQNADANPMTAFSDTVTRALYGNHPRAIKMRESMVDQINYDRIIEMYKDRFKDASDFTFYLVGNVNLEQMKPMIAKYLGALPSINRKETFKDNKMDIRKGEYKNEFAKKQETPMATIMFLYSGACKYDLHNNLLLSFLDQALDMVYTEEIREKEGGTYGVNCNGSLSKYPKEELVLQIVFQTDPAKKDKLSAIVVEQLNKMAKEGPTAEHMQKIKEYMLKKYKDAQKENGYWLNNLDEYFYTGVDKTKDYEKLVNSITAKEVQDFLAKLLKQNNEIQVVMTMPEENK from the coding sequence ATGAAACATTTATTACGTGGATTATTCATTGCAGTTCTTATCATATGCTGCAATTTTCAGCCCGTACTTGCACAACCCATGCAACAACTGCCTGTGGACAAGAATGTCCGTATCGGCAAGTTGGACAACGGACTTACTTATTACATTCGACACAACGCACTCCCCGAGAAGCGTGTAGAATTCTACATTGCCCAGAAAGTAGGTTCTATCCTCGAAGAACCGCAGCAACGCGGTCTGGCTCACTTCCTGGAGCACATGGCTTTCAACGGAACCAAACATTTCCCGGGTGACGAAACCGGACTGGGCATCGTGCCCTGGTGCGAAACCAAAGGTATCAAGTTCGGTACGAACCTGAATGCGTATACCGGTGTCGAACAAACTGTCTATAATATCAGCAACGTGCCGACAGAGAACGTCAATGTCATAGACTCCTGCCTGCTTATCCTTCACGACTGGTCAAATGCCATCACCCTTGCCGACAAAGAAATCGACAAAGAACGTGGCGTCATCCGTGAAGAATGGAGAAGCCGTAACAGCGGCATGCTCCGCATCATGACAGATGCGCAGTCCACCCTGTACCCCAACTCCAAATACGCAGACTGTATGCCTATCGGAAGCATAGACGTAATCAACAACTTCCCTTACCAGGATATCCGCGACTACTACGCAAAATGGTATCGTACAGACTTGCAAGGAATTATCATTGTCGGTGACATCAACGTAGACGAGATAGAAGCGAAACTGAAAAAGGTTTTTGCCGATGTAAAAGCTCCGGTAAATCCTGCCGAACGCATCTACTATCCGGTAGCGGACAATCAGGAACCGCTTATCTACATCGGTACGGACAAAGAAGTGAAAAATCCTTCTGTAAACATCTTCTTCAAGCAAGACGCTACACCGGATTCCATGAAGAATACCATCGCCTATTATGCTACCCAATATATGCTGAACATGGCTACGAATATGCTGAACAACCGTCTGAACGAACTTCGACAGACAGCCAACCCACCTTTCACCAGCGCAGGTGCAGGATATGGTGAGTTCTTCCTTGCCAAAACGAAAGACGCATTCAGCCTAAGCGCAAGCAGCAAAATAGACGGTATCGAACTGGCGATGAAAACTGTACTGGAAGAAGCTGAACGCGCACGCCGCTTCGGTTTCACTGCCACAGAATACGAACGTGCACGCGCCAACTATATGCAAGCCGTAGAATCTGCTTACAATGAACGCGAAAAGACAAAGAGCGGCGCATACGTTGATGAATACGTAAACAACTTCCTCGACAAAGAACCGATTCCGGGCATCGAATTCGAATATATGCTTGTCAATCAGATGGCACCGAACATTCCGGTAGATGCAATCAACAAGTTTATGCAACGGCTAATCACCGACAACAACCAAGTGGTGCTGCTTGCCGGTCCCGAAAAAGAAGGTGTGAAATATCCCAGCAAGGAAGAAATCGCTGCCCTGCTGAAAGAGATGAAGTCATTCGACCTGAAACCGTATGAAGACAAAGTTTCTAACGAACCGCTTATCTCCGAAGACATCAAAGGCGGAAAGATTGTATCCGAAAAAGCAGGAGATGTCTATGGCAGTACGAAACTGGTACTTTCCAATGGTGTGAAGGTATATGTGAAGCCGACAGATTTCAAAGCCGACCAGATTATAATGAAAGGTGTAAGTTTCGGTGGTACAAGCGTATTTCCGAACGAAGAAATCATCAATATCTCCCAGTTGAACGGTGTAGCCCTGGTAGGCGGAATCGGTAATTTCAGCAAAGTAGACTTGGGCAAGGCTCTTGCCGGCAAACGTGCGTCAGTAGGTTCAGGCATCGGCAATACGACCGAAACCATTTCCGGAAGCTGTTCTCCGAAAGATTTCGAGACAATGATGCAACTTACTTACCTTACATTCACTTCTCCGCGTAAGGACAATGAAGCATTCGAATCTTATAAGAACCGCTTGAAAGCGCAACTTCAAAATGCGGATGCCAACCCGATGACTGCGTTCAGCGATACAGTGACACGTGCTTTGTACGGCAACCACCCGCGTGCTATCAAGATGAGAGAAAGCATGGTAGACCAAATCAACTACGACCGTATCATCGAAATGTACAAAGACCGTTTCAAAGATGCAAGCGACTTTACCTTCTATCTGGTAGGAAACGTAAATCTGGAACAGATGAAGCCGATGATTGCCAAATACTTGGGTGCTCTGCCGTCTATCAACCGCAAAGAGACTTTCAAGGACAACAAGATGGATATCCGCAAGGGTGAATACAAGAATGAATTCGCCAAGAAACAGGAAACTCCGATGGCTACCATCATGTTCCTTTACAGCGGTGCTTGCAAGTACGACTTACACAACAATCTTTTGCTCAGCTTCCTCGACCAGGCTTTGGACATGGTTTATACAGAAGAAATCCGTGAAAAAGAAGGCGGCACATATGGTGTAAACTGCAATGGGAGCCTCAGCAAATATCCGAAAGAAGAACTTGTCCTGCAGATTGTATTCCAGACCGACCCTGCCAAGAAAGATAAATTGTCTGCCATCGTCGTAGAACAGTTGAACAAGATGGCGAAAGAAGGCCCGACTGCCGAGCATATGCAGAAGATTAAAGAATATATGTTGAAGAAGTACAAAGACGCCCAGAAAGAAAACGGCTACTGGCTCAATAATCTGGACGAATATTTCTACACCGGCGTCGACAAAACAAAAGACTATGAAAAGTTGGTCAACAGCATCACAGCCAAAGAAGTCCAGGACTTCCTTGCCAAACTGCTGAAACAGAACAACGAAATTCAAGTTGTAATGACTATGCCGGAAGAAAACAAATAA
- a CDS encoding TonB-dependent receptor plug domain-containing protein, with translation MKSKTTFLTDKGLKIFFAGIFSSLFSLSASAQNMQDTIIAYFNLLKNVPQEKLYLHLDKPFYGAGEKIWFKGYLVNAVTHQDNTQSNFIITELINRSDSIIERKKIRRDSLGFHNAFALPPTLPAGDYYLRAYSNWMLNQEPEFFYSHNLKIGNSIDNTIVSNIEYQKEDETHYTAKVKFASNTQEAFKNTTVHYRYIENGKIKDKGKRKTDESGLISISLPDLKPTATRHIEVEFDDPQYIYKKTFYLPSFNKDFNVQFFPEGGALLAVAHQNIAFKAQGTDGFSKEIEGFLFDAKGDTLTAFRSEHDGMGVFTLNPTSGNSYYVIAQTNDGISKRFDLPAVEQKGIGLSISHYKKEIRYEIQKTETTEWPQKLFLIAHTRGKLAILQPINTGRTFGRMNDSLFTAGITHFMLIDQQGNALSERLVFVPDRNPHQWQIQSDKPTYGKREKVSLQISAKDNNGNPIEGKFSISITDRRSIRPDSLADNILSNLLLTSDLKGYIEDPGYYFLHQDPRTLRTLDFLMMTHGWRRHHIKNVLTAPSLNLTNYMEKGQTISGRIKGFFGNNVKKGPICILAPKQNIVATTTTDEKGEFIVNTSFRDSTTFLVQARTKRGFAGVDIEIDTPKYPLASRKSPFRDGAAIFMEDYLLNTRDQYYMEGGMRVYNLKEVLITGNRSKPRSESIYTGGINTYTIEGDKLESGGAQTAFDAVSRLPGVSVTNGNEIHIRNNPEQPVIVIDDVVYEDDNDILTMIQTSDMSSLSLLRGADAAILGSRGSAGAIVITLKDGKNLPAKPAQGIITCTPLGYSDSVEFYVPAYDTPEKKNAQRSDLRSTIYWNPLLQLDAEGKATIEYYTPDSTAPEDIIIEGVDKKGKACRVIQTINQ, from the coding sequence ATGAAAAGCAAGACTACGTTCCTTACAGATAAAGGTTTGAAGATTTTCTTTGCCGGAATATTTTCAAGCCTGTTTTCGTTATCTGCATCCGCACAAAATATGCAGGATACGATTATTGCGTATTTCAATCTCCTGAAAAATGTACCTCAGGAGAAGTTGTACCTGCATCTTGACAAACCATTCTATGGAGCTGGAGAGAAAATATGGTTCAAAGGATATTTAGTAAACGCAGTCACACACCAAGATAACACACAGAGTAATTTCATCATTACAGAACTCATCAATCGTTCCGATTCCATCATAGAACGGAAAAAGATTCGCAGGGATTCCTTAGGCTTTCATAATGCCTTTGCCCTCCCGCCTACCCTTCCCGCCGGCGATTATTACCTGCGGGCATACAGCAATTGGATGCTCAACCAAGAACCGGAATTCTTTTATTCACATAACTTGAAGATTGGTAATTCTATTGACAACACCATCGTTTCGAATATTGAATATCAGAAAGAAGACGAAACGCATTATACCGCTAAAGTCAAATTCGCAAGTAATACCCAGGAAGCTTTTAAAAACACCACCGTTCACTACCGTTACATTGAGAATGGCAAAATAAAAGACAAAGGCAAAAGAAAGACAGATGAGAGCGGATTGATTTCCATCTCCTTACCGGATTTAAAGCCCACAGCAACGCGACATATCGAAGTCGAGTTTGATGACCCGCAGTATATATATAAGAAGACCTTTTATCTGCCTTCATTCAACAAAGACTTCAACGTCCAATTCTTTCCGGAAGGTGGTGCCTTATTAGCAGTCGCTCATCAGAACATAGCTTTCAAAGCTCAGGGAACCGATGGCTTCTCGAAAGAAATAGAAGGATTCCTGTTTGACGCCAAAGGAGATACATTGACCGCTTTCCGTTCAGAACATGATGGCATGGGAGTGTTCACATTAAATCCAACCAGCGGAAACTCCTACTATGTGATAGCCCAAACCAACGACGGCATTAGCAAACGATTCGACCTGCCCGCAGTAGAGCAAAAAGGAATCGGACTGTCCATATCACATTATAAAAAGGAAATACGCTATGAAATTCAGAAAACGGAGACTACCGAATGGCCGCAAAAGTTATTTTTAATAGCACATACCCGTGGGAAACTGGCTATTCTTCAACCAATCAATACCGGCAGGACTTTCGGAAGAATGAATGATAGCCTCTTCACCGCAGGCATTACCCATTTTATGCTCATCGACCAACAAGGAAACGCACTCAGTGAACGGTTAGTCTTTGTGCCCGACCGGAATCCCCACCAATGGCAAATCCAGTCCGATAAACCTACATACGGGAAAAGAGAAAAAGTATCCCTGCAAATTTCAGCAAAAGATAATAACGGTAACCCCATAGAAGGCAAATTCTCTATCAGCATCACTGACCGGAGAAGCATCCGACCGGATTCTCTCGCAGATAATATCCTATCAAATCTGCTACTGACTTCTGATTTGAAAGGATATATAGAAGACCCCGGATATTATTTTCTTCATCAAGACCCCAGGACACTACGAACACTTGACTTCTTAATGATGACTCACGGATGGCGCAGACATCATATCAAAAACGTACTGACTGCTCCCTCGCTGAATCTCACTAATTATATGGAAAAAGGGCAAACCATCAGCGGACGAATCAAAGGATTTTTCGGAAATAATGTAAAGAAAGGTCCCATTTGTATCTTAGCCCCCAAACAGAATATCGTCGCTACTACCACGACAGATGAGAAAGGAGAATTTATCGTGAATACATCTTTCAGAGATAGTACGACTTTCCTCGTCCAAGCACGTACCAAAAGAGGATTTGCCGGAGTAGACATAGAAATCGACACTCCCAAATACCCACTTGCTTCGCGCAAATCTCCATTCCGCGACGGAGCGGCAATCTTCATGGAAGACTATCTGCTCAACACACGCGACCAGTATTATATGGAAGGCGGCATGAGAGTATATAACCTGAAAGAAGTACTAATCACAGGAAATCGTTCCAAGCCCCGTTCAGAAAGTATCTACACGGGCGGAATCAATACTTACACCATCGAGGGAGACAAACTCGAAAGTGGTGGAGCCCAAACCGCCTTCGATGCGGTAAGCAGACTTCCGGGAGTCAGTGTAACCAACGGCAACGAAATACATATCCGCAACAACCCCGAACAACCGGTCATTGTCATTGACGACGTTGTCTATGAAGACGACAACGACATACTGACTATGATACAAACCAGCGATATGTCTAGCCTAAGTCTTCTTCGTGGAGCCGATGCCGCCATATTAGGTTCCCGTGGTTCGGCAGGTGCCATTGTCATTACATTAAAAGATGGAAAAAACCTTCCCGCCAAACCTGCACAGGGTATTATCACGTGCACCCCACTGGGATACAGCGATTCGGTTGAGTTCTATGTACCTGCTTACGATACCCCCGAAAAGAAGAATGCACAACGTTCAGACTTACGGAGTACTATCTACTGGAACCCGTTACTACAATTGGACGCAGAAGGAAAAGCAACCATTGAATATTATACTCCGGACAGCACTGCACCGGAAGATATAATAATAGAGGGTGTGGATAAAAAGGGGAAAGCATGCCGAGTCATACAAACTATAAACCAATAA
- the kdsA gene encoding 3-deoxy-8-phosphooctulonate synthase: MIELKNNPAGNFFLLAGPCVIEGEEMAMRIAEQVVKITEALQIPYVFKGSYRKANRSRLDSFTGIGDEKALKVLQKVRDTFGVPTVTDIHSAEEAEMAAEYVDILQIPAFLCRQTDLLVAAAKTGKTINIKKGQFLSPLAMQFAADKVVEAGNKNVMLTERGTTFGYQDLVVDYRGIPEMQTFGYPVILDVTHSLQQPNQTSGVTGGMPQLIETIAKAGVATGVDGIFIETHENPAVAKSDGANMLKLDLLEGLLTKLVRIREAIK, translated from the coding sequence ATGATAGAACTTAAAAACAATCCTGCCGGCAATTTCTTCCTACTTGCCGGTCCTTGTGTGATAGAAGGCGAAGAGATGGCAATGCGTATTGCCGAACAAGTAGTTAAAATCACCGAAGCATTGCAGATTCCTTATGTATTCAAAGGGTCATACCGCAAGGCAAACCGCTCACGCCTGGATTCGTTTACAGGTATCGGTGATGAGAAAGCTCTGAAAGTGCTGCAAAAGGTACGCGATACGTTCGGAGTTCCTACCGTAACAGATATCCATAGTGCCGAAGAAGCAGAAATGGCAGCCGAATATGTGGATATTCTTCAGATTCCCGCTTTCCTTTGTCGCCAGACAGACCTGTTGGTAGCAGCCGCCAAGACCGGAAAGACGATTAACATCAAGAAAGGACAGTTCCTCTCCCCTTTGGCTATGCAATTTGCTGCCGATAAAGTAGTGGAAGCCGGAAACAAGAATGTGATGCTGACCGAACGCGGAACAACTTTCGGTTATCAGGATTTGGTCGTTGACTATCGCGGTATCCCCGAAATGCAGACATTCGGTTATCCTGTTATCCTGGATGTCACCCATTCATTGCAACAGCCCAACCAAACCAGCGGAGTGACCGGTGGAATGCCGCAACTGATAGAAACCATAGCCAAAGCAGGCGTTGCCACAGGCGTTGACGGCATCTTTATCGAAACGCACGAAAATCCTGCCGTAGCCAAAAGTGACGGTGCCAATATGCTCAAATTAGACCTATTGGAAGGGCTGTTAACTAAGTTAGTCCGCATACGCGAAGCTATAAAATGA
- a CDS encoding diacylglycerol/lipid kinase family protein, with product MSVEPKKWGVIYNPKAGTRKVKKRWKEIKEYMDSKGVDYDYVQSEGFGSVERLAKILANNGYRTIVVVGGDGALNDAINGIMLSDAEDKENIALGFIPNGIGNDFARYWGLSTEYKPAVDCIINHRLKKIDVGYCNFYDGKEHHRRYFLNAVNIGLGARIVKITDQTKRFWGVKFLSYVAALFSLIFERKLYRMHLRINDEHIRGRIMTVCVGSAWGWGQTPSAVPYNGWLDVSVIYRPEFLQIISGLWMLIQGRILNHKVVKSYRTKKVKVLRAQNASVDLDGRLLPKHFPLEVGILPEKTTLIIPN from the coding sequence ATGAGTGTAGAACCGAAGAAATGGGGAGTGATTTATAACCCGAAAGCCGGCACCCGAAAGGTAAAAAAGCGCTGGAAAGAAATCAAGGAATACATGGACAGCAAAGGTGTTGACTATGACTATGTGCAATCCGAAGGTTTCGGTTCAGTAGAACGTCTCGCTAAGATTTTAGCAAACAACGGTTATCGCACAATTGTCGTTGTGGGTGGTGATGGCGCTTTGAATGATGCCATCAACGGCATTATGCTATCCGATGCCGAAGACAAAGAGAATATAGCCCTCGGTTTTATACCGAACGGTATCGGAAACGACTTTGCCAGATACTGGGGCCTCAGCACCGAGTATAAACCTGCCGTAGACTGTATCATCAACCACCGCCTGAAAAAGATAGACGTAGGATACTGCAACTTCTATGACGGCAAAGAACATCATCGCCGCTACTTCCTCAATGCCGTCAATATCGGACTGGGTGCACGAATCGTAAAAATCACCGACCAGACCAAACGTTTCTGGGGAGTGAAATTCCTTTCGTATGTTGCCGCCCTGTTCTCGTTGATATTCGAGCGGAAACTATACAGAATGCATTTACGAATCAATGACGAGCACATCCGCGGACGTATCATGACGGTATGCGTAGGCAGCGCATGGGGATGGGGACAGACTCCGAGTGCCGTTCCTTACAACGGATGGCTGGACGTATCCGTTATCTACCGCCCCGAATTCCTGCAAATCATTTCCGGCTTATGGATGCTTATCCAGGGAAGAATCCTGAATCACAAAGTAGTGAAAAGCTACCGGACAAAGAAAGTGAAAGTACTCCGGGCACAAAACGCGTCTGTGGATTTGGACGGACGTTTATTGCCTAAGCATTTTCCGTTGGAAGTGGGCATACTTCCTGAAAAGACAACACTTATTATTCCGAACTAA
- a CDS encoding DUF5687 family protein: MMILNELRKHGRLAAKRHPMYEKNKVAKILGYVMGAFWAGYLIFFGTTFAFGFSDMVPNREPYHVMNAVVLIFILALDFLLRVPLQKTPTQEVKPYLLLPVKRNRVIDFLLIRSGLSLFNLFWLFLFVPFSFITITKYFGVLGVITYLIGILLLILANNYWYLLCRTLINERIWWILLPIAFYGGIGCLLFIPKDSPLFYFFMDLGDGYIQGNILYFLGTILVIFLLWLINRKIMSGLIYAELAKTDDTQIKNVSEYKFFERYGEVGEYMRLELKMLLRNRRCKGALRSVGIVVLAFSIALSFSSVYDGNFMTSFICVYNFAVFGMIILSQLMSFEGNYIDGLMSRKESIMSLLKAKYYTYSIGEIIPFILMIPAIIMNKLTLLGAFAWFFYTIGFIYFCFFQLAVYNKQTVSLNEKVTSRQTNSAIQMLVNFGAFGVPLILYSTLNAFLGETITYIILLAIGLGFTLTSPLWIKNVYHRFMKRRYENMEGFRDSRQ; the protein is encoded by the coding sequence ATGATGATACTCAACGAACTACGCAAACATGGAAGGCTCGCCGCCAAACGGCATCCGATGTATGAAAAGAACAAAGTTGCTAAAATACTCGGTTATGTCATGGGCGCATTTTGGGCCGGTTACCTGATATTCTTCGGTACGACGTTCGCGTTCGGATTTTCAGATATGGTTCCCAATCGGGAGCCATATCATGTAATGAACGCAGTTGTCTTGATATTTATCCTGGCACTCGACTTCCTGTTGCGTGTTCCGTTACAAAAAACACCGACACAAGAGGTAAAACCTTACCTCTTGCTGCCGGTTAAACGAAACCGTGTCATCGACTTCCTGCTTATCCGCTCCGGACTCAGCCTGTTCAACCTCTTCTGGTTGTTCCTGTTTGTCCCTTTTTCCTTCATCACTATTACCAAATATTTTGGTGTCCTCGGTGTCATCACCTATCTTATAGGTATCCTGCTTCTGATTCTTGCCAACAATTACTGGTATCTGTTGTGCCGCACACTTATCAACGAACGTATTTGGTGGATTCTATTACCCATCGCTTTCTACGGTGGAATAGGCTGCCTTCTTTTTATTCCCAAGGATAGCCCTCTCTTCTATTTCTTCATGGATTTGGGAGACGGGTATATTCAGGGGAACATTCTCTATTTTCTCGGCACTATACTGGTTATCTTCCTTTTATGGCTAATAAACCGCAAGATTATGTCGGGGCTTATCTATGCAGAACTGGCAAAAACAGACGATACCCAAATTAAAAATGTCTCCGAATACAAATTCTTCGAACGCTACGGAGAAGTCGGCGAATACATGAGACTGGAACTGAAAATGCTTTTACGCAACCGCCGTTGCAAAGGTGCGCTGCGCAGTGTAGGTATCGTAGTCCTGGCTTTCTCCATCGCTCTCAGTTTCTCAAGTGTCTACGACGGAAACTTTATGACTTCTTTTATCTGTGTTTATAACTTTGCCGTATTCGGAATGATTATCCTTTCGCAGTTAATGTCGTTCGAAGGCAATTATATCGACGGACTGATGTCTCGCAAAGAGTCAATCATGAGCCTGCTGAAAGCGAAATATTATACATACAGCATCGGCGAAATCATACCTTTCATATTAATGATTCCCGCCATCATCATGAACAAGCTCACCCTGCTGGGTGCTTTCGCCTGGTTTTTCTATACCATCGGCTTTATCTATTTCTGCTTCTTCCAACTGGCAGTCTACAACAAGCAGACCGTCTCCCTGAATGAAAAAGTAACAAGCCGCCAGACCAACAGCGCGATACAAATGCTGGTAAACTTCGGAGCATTCGGAGTGCCGCTCATCTTATATAGTACACTAAACGCATTCTTAGGCGAAACAATCACCTACATTATCCTGTTGGCGATTGGACTGGGATTTACCCTGACCTCTCCTTTATGGATAAAGAATGTATATCATCGCTTCATGAAACGGAGATATGAGAACATGGAAGGTTTCAGAGACAGCCGCCAATAG
- a CDS encoding ABC transporter ATP-binding protein — translation MITIDKLKKNFGEKVAVNIEHYEINQGDMLGLVGNNGAGKTTLFRLMLDLLKADDGKVVINDIDVSQNEDWKAFTGAFIDDGFLIDYLTPEEYFYFIGKMYGLKKEEVDERLIPFERFMNGEVIGQKKLIRNYSAGNKQKIGIISAMLHYPQLLILDEPFNFLDPSSQSIIKHLLKKYNEEHQATVIISSHNLNHTVDVCPRIALLEHGVIIRDIMNEDNSAETELEAYFNVEE, via the coding sequence ATGATTACCATTGACAAACTTAAAAAGAATTTCGGTGAGAAGGTTGCCGTAAACATAGAACACTATGAAATCAATCAAGGCGATATGCTCGGATTGGTGGGAAACAACGGTGCGGGAAAGACGACCCTCTTTCGATTAATGCTGGACTTGCTGAAAGCGGACGATGGGAAAGTGGTTATTAACGACATTGATGTGAGCCAAAACGAAGATTGGAAAGCCTTCACCGGTGCTTTTATCGACGACGGCTTTTTGATTGATTACCTCACTCCCGAAGAATATTTCTACTTTATCGGAAAGATGTACGGATTGAAGAAAGAGGAAGTGGACGAACGTCTCATTCCCTTCGAGCGTTTCATGAACGGAGAAGTCATCGGACAAAAAAAACTAATCCGCAACTACTCTGCCGGAAACAAACAGAAGATTGGCATTATCTCCGCCATGCTTCATTATCCGCAATTATTGATATTGGACGAGCCGTTCAATTTCCTCGACCCCAGTTCGCAGTCTATCATCAAGCACCTGCTCAAAAAGTACAATGAAGAGCATCAGGCTACGGTCATCATTTCCAGCCATAACCTGAACCATACCGTAGATGTATGTCCGCGAATCGCCCTCTTGGAACACGGAGTGATTATCCGGGACATTATGAATGAGGACAATTCGGCAGAGACAGAGCTGGAAGCCTATTTCAATGTGGAAGAATAA
- the miaA gene encoding tRNA (adenosine(37)-N6)-dimethylallyltransferase MiaA: MPDYDLIAILGPTASGKTPFAAALANELNTEIISADSRQIYRGMDLGTGKDLADYTVNGRAIPYHLIDIADPGYKYNVFEYQRDFLISYESIKQKGCLPVLCGGTGMYLESVLKGYKLMPVPENPELRARLANHSLEELTEILSRYKALHNSTDVDTVKRAIRAIEIEEYYAANPVPEREFPKLNSLIIGVAIDRELRREKISRRLKQRLDEGMVDEVRHLIEQGIAPDDLIYYGLEYKYLTLYVIGELTYEEMFNGLEIAIHQFAKRQMTWFRGMERRGFTIHWMSAELPMEEKIAFVKEKLEGI, from the coding sequence ATGCCGGACTATGATTTAATCGCCATACTCGGACCTACAGCCTCGGGTAAAACACCTTTTGCCGCTGCTTTGGCCAATGAACTCAACACGGAAATTATCAGTGCCGATTCCCGTCAGATATACAGGGGAATGGACCTTGGCACAGGAAAAGACCTCGCCGACTATACGGTAAACGGACGTGCTATCCCCTATCACCTGATTGATATTGCCGACCCCGGATATAAATACAATGTATTTGAATATCAGCGCGATTTCCTGATTTCTTACGAATCAATCAAACAAAAAGGTTGTCTCCCCGTTTTATGTGGAGGGACAGGCATGTATCTTGAATCCGTACTGAAAGGATACAAGCTCATGCCCGTGCCGGAAAATCCGGAATTGCGTGCCCGCCTGGCGAATCATTCTCTGGAAGAACTGACAGAAATATTAAGCCGGTATAAAGCGTTGCACAACTCTACTGATGTGGATACGGTGAAACGTGCTATCCGAGCCATAGAGATTGAAGAGTATTATGCTGCCAATCCCGTTCCCGAACGGGAGTTTCCGAAGTTGAACAGCCTTATCATTGGTGTGGCTATCGACCGGGAACTGCGTCGCGAAAAGATTAGCCGGAGACTGAAACAACGGTTGGACGAAGGCATGGTAGACGAAGTGCGACATTTGATTGAACAAGGTATCGCACCGGATGATTTGATATACTACGGACTGGAATACAAGTACCTGACCTTGTACGTCATAGGCGAATTGACTTATGAAGAAATGTTCAATGGTCTGGAAATAGCAATTCACCAGTTTGCCAAACGGCAGATGACCTGGTTCCGGGGCATGGAAAGAAGAGGATTTACCATCCATTGGATGAGCGCGGAACTGCCGATGGAAGAAAAGATAGCGTTTGTCAAAGAAAAACTGGAAGGGATTTAG
- a CDS encoding C40 family peptidase, with the protein MKVYFKLFFILAGLTAILSSCRTSAPRLDYQALARASILLGVDINLEDNHKLYLEAADWIGTPYRGGGDSKRGTDCSGMVYQIYRKVYRTQVPRNSEELKNKSNKIAKRNLKEGDLVFFSSNRSKKKVAHVGIYLKNGKFIHSSTSRGVIVSRLGEDYYSRHWICGGRIR; encoded by the coding sequence ATGAAAGTTTACTTCAAACTATTTTTCATATTGGCAGGGCTGACCGCCATCCTCAGTTCCTGTCGCACATCCGCTCCCCGCCTGGACTATCAGGCATTGGCGCGGGCTTCCATCTTATTGGGCGTAGACATCAACCTTGAAGACAATCATAAACTCTATCTGGAAGCTGCCGACTGGATAGGCACTCCCTACCGTGGCGGCGGAGATTCGAAAAGGGGAACCGACTGTTCGGGCATGGTCTATCAGATATACCGGAAAGTATATCGTACCCAAGTGCCGCGAAACTCGGAAGAGCTCAAAAATAAAAGCAATAAGATAGCCAAGCGAAATCTCAAGGAAGGGGATTTGGTGTTCTTCAGCAGCAACCGCTCGAAAAAGAAAGTAGCCCATGTAGGCATCTACCTGAAAAATGGGAAATTCATCCATTCCAGTACGAGCCGGGGAGTAATCGTCAGCAGGCTGGGCGAAGATTATTATAGCAGGCATTGGATATGCGGTGGCAGAATACGTTAA